Proteins encoded by one window of Haliotis asinina isolate JCU_RB_2024 chromosome 6, JCU_Hal_asi_v2, whole genome shotgun sequence:
- the LOC137287935 gene encoding uncharacterized protein — MAERALIPNPEDEMPFSNAPKGLRFPKDSKWAWIVCVCSWMTQVLILGILHAFGVFFVEFIEDFKTTKGTAAWVGSVAYGLSMAVGPFVSMLVEKFGRRPVMMAGGTLCAIAVLSSSFVTSFSTLFFSFSVIYGIGAGMSITPTMTIGQEYFDKYASVSVGIMTAGSSIGTLVTAPLAQALVRSIGWRNTFRFFSGTCTLTVLCNILIRPINGRQKTPIQKIRASPLRRLMEELKLWKNRVFVVWTAAVTCVMFGYYIPYVHLVSYAADNGISQEQGSMLVMILGAVTATGRILFGKIVQYGFLDRVHMHQLSMVITGAGTMLLPLITSFGGLAAYVIVIGLVDGCYVVLLPLLTCSLVGSDKAVLAWGFLIGTSSITFTLGPPVAGFMYDELGSYNVAFHVAGIPVLAGALILFLIPWAQRTSQSSNIIKVISMAQMQDQDEESVVDFTTLSKCSSVFDVEDSPPVQANAVSLNDLDLDALYFSDINQVTVIPKSPGGRRALREVDFALSALHKSDQVLSKMLGGGRKGHVQRREIPSQSSTMRTPSSSAAKGSFRKSDVINITSSSPSNRRTKNHSRDNSDKAEKRYDDVGVQADLISVDSQRVSPAYSRRSGVGSGASINPFNPTASVLYQAILALEHQQQFQNATNAMSESGRASMTSGNQPTTPLLEEFVMEQLERLRDTLRSPSRRSEEGCPRSTNSWTQSTSGEHQDQVGRSSYLSATSSSRGSSQYGGGSKGQHSIRTEGTQTCQSEEEGRRRPTSVLSPQQQRSATSAHGSSTNTTSQGLRQGTSPVDIPSTSAVPNDDLEVFSMDPLSPYGTPPKDIPRIPPPPPPPQSQAAESIGVLAIPPIPELSPNKIINTEGGCIFAMDPFSPTAGPLASSQLSQRDNITSSPVGKQPPRNPSSETLKVADGIFKMEDYHGPSAFASRLEESNEEFPTSHLDDTLGRTADHIGTVQTGRFTVDPVTLSNNDRSDFIPTLPPPPSVCGSANQEDFQVYSSHANGLDQPSSNSQLSTNLDLHLQPLDQQAANDIVRETSNSADIMFDRDHLTLPDETSATNEDVVIISPDDVMFDMDHIDVSPAEGFDPNEIGDNERGPTVDRSLLQGRQSGGFNVQS; from the exons ATGGCAGAGCGAGCTCTGATACCAAATCCAGAGGATGAAATGCCGTTTTCAAACGCACCGAAAGGGCTGCGGTTCCCCAAGGACAGTAAATGGGCGTGGATTGTCTGTGTATGTTCTTGGATGACTCAAGTTCTGATTTTGGGTATACTGCACGCATTTGGGGTTTTCTTTGTTGAGTTCATTGAAGACTTCAAGACAACAAAAGGAACAGCAG CATGGGTAGGATCTGTGGCTTATGGTCTGTCTATGGCGGTTGGACCCTTCGTCAGCATGCTGGTCGAGAAATTCGGCCGAAGACCAGTGATGATGGCCGGGGGAACACTATGCGCCATCGCCGTCTTGTCCTCCTCCTTCGTCACCTCCTTCTCCACcctcttcttctccttctccGTTATCTATGGCATTGGCGCCGGCATGTCAATTACCCCGACCATGACGATAGGACAGGAATACTTTGACAAGTACGCCAGTGTTTCTGTGGGCATCATGACAGCCGGAAGTTCTATAGGAACTCTTGTCACAGCTCCTCTAGCCCAGGCACTGGTCAGGTCCATCGGCTGGAGGAACACCTTCAGGTTCTTCTCGGGAACGTGCACCCTGACTGTCCTCTGCAACATCCTCATCCGACCGATTAATGGGAGACAGAAGACGCCGATCCAGAAAATCCGTGCGTCCCCTTTGAGGAGGTTGATGGAGGAACTGAAGCTATGGAAGAACAGGGTGTTTGTTGTGTGGACCGCTGCAGTCACCTGTGTCATGTTCGGGTATTACATACCATATGTCCATCTT GTATCCTACGCGGCAGACAACGGTATCTCACAAGAACAGGGCTCCATGTTGGTCATGATCCTGGGTGCAGTCACAGCAACCGGCAGAATTCTGTTCGGCAAGATCGTTCAATATGGCTTCCTCGACCGCGTGCACATGCATCAGCTTTCTATGGTCATAACTGGTGCGGGGACGATGTTGCTGCCGCTGATTACGTCGTTTGGAGGCCTGGCTGCCTACGTGATCGTTATCGGCCTTGTGGACGGCTGCTACGTCGTTCTGCTGCCGCTGTTGACTTGTTCACTGGTGGGCTCTGACAAGGCAGTTTTGGCATGGGGCTTTCTGATTGGAACATCATCCATCACATTCACATTAGGACCCCCTGTTGCAG GTTTCATGTACGACGAGCTCGGCAGTTACAACGTCGCATTCCACGTTGCCGGCATTCCAGTTCTGGCCGGAGCTCTAATCCTGTTCCTCATCCCCTGGGCGCAACGAACATCCCAGTCCTCGAACATCATCAAGGTGATCAGCATGGCACAAATGCAGGATCAAGACGAAGAATCCGTAGTCGACTTCACCACCCTGTCCAAGTGTAGTTCGGTGTTCGACGTTGAAGATAGTCCCCCTGTTCAAGCGAACGCCGTGTCCCTAAACGACCTTGACCTCGATGCTCTGTACTTCAGTGATATCAACCAGGTGACAGTGATACCCAAGTCACCAGGAGGTCGACGTGCCCTGAGGGAGGTGGACTTTGCCCTGTCGGCTCTCCATAAGAGTGACCAGGTTTTGTCCAAGATGCTCGGAGGAGGACGTAAGGGTCATGTGCAACGTCGAGAAATTCCATCACAATCTTCAACTATGCGCACTCCAAGTAGCTCTGCAGCAAAG GGAAGTTTCCGAAAGAGCGATGTCATCAACATAACGTCAAGCTCCCCATCCAACAGAAGAACCAAGAACCATTCTAGGGACAACTCAGACAAGGCAGAGAAGCGTTATGATGATGTTGGGGTTCAAGCCGATCTCATCTCAGTGGACAGTCAAAGAGTGTCACCTGCATACTCCAGAAGATCTGGAGTTGGTTCTGGCGCATCCATTAACCCATTTAATCCAACTGCAAGTGTTCTCTACCAAGCTATTCTAGCTCTGGAACACCAACAGCAGTTTCAGAATGCAACTAACGCAATGTCTGAAAGCGGCAGGGCTTCCATGACGAGTGGAAACCAACCCACGACTCCGCTGTTGGAAGAGTTTGTGATGGAACAGCTGGAGCGATTGAGAGATACGTTGAGAAGCCCATCTAGACGAAGTGAGGAGGGATGCCCACGGTCCACAAATAGCTGGACACAAAGTACTTCGGGAGAACATCAGGATCAAGTTGGGAGATCTTCTTACTTGTCTGCTACATCGTCCTCTAGAGGAAGCAGCCAGTATGGCGGTGGTAGCAAAGGGCAACACTCCATTAGAACAGAAGGGACCCAGACGTGTCAGTCTGAAGAAGAGGGAAGAAGAAGACCAACATCTGTTTTATCCCCTCAGCAGCAACGATCCGCGACATCTGCACATGGATCCTCAACCAACACCACGAGTCAAGGGTTACGACAAGGAACAAGTCCTGTGGATATCCCGAGTACATCTGCTGTTCCGAATGATGATCTGGAGGTATTTTCAATGGATCCTCTGAGTCCGTATGGAACCCCACCAAAAGACATACCACGGATTCCACCACCGCCGCCACCACCACAGTCCCAGGCGGCAGAATCAATAGGTGTGCTGGCCATTCCCCCCATACCTGAACTCTCCCCAAACAAGATAATCAACACTGAGGGTGGGTGTATATTTGCAATGGACCCCTTTTCTCCAACAGCTGGACCTTTGGCTTCCTCGCAACTATCCCAAAGAGATAACATCACCTCTTCGCCTGTAGGTAAACAACCACCCCGAAATCCGTCTTCTGAAACGTTGAAAGTTGCTGACGGGATTTTCAAAATGGAAGACTACCATGGACCTTCAGCATTTGCGTCAAGATTAGAAGAATCAAATGAAGAGTTCCCTACCTCACATCTGGATGATACTCTTGGTCGAACCGCTGACCACATTGGGACTGTTCAAACTGGTCGCTTCACTGTTGACCCCGTCACCCTGTCAAATAATGATAGAAGCGACTTCATCCCCACTCTTCCGCCTCCGCCTTCAGTGTGCGGGTCGGCAAACCAAGAGGACTTCCAAGTGTACAGCTCCCACGCTAACGGGCTGGATCAGCCAAGCAGTAACAGTCAACTTAGCACCAATCTTGACCTACATCTTCAGCCGCTGGACCAACAGGCAGCAAACGACATCGTTCGAGAAACTTCGAACAGTGCGGACATAATGTTTGACCGTGACCATTTGACTCTCCCTGACGAAACGTCAGCAACAAATGAGGATGTTGTAATTATCTCCCCTGACGACGTCATGTTTGATATGGACCACATTGATGTATCACCAGCTGAAGGATTCGATCCAAATGAAATTGGTGACAACGAGAGAGGTCCGACCGTAGATAGATCCCTTCTTCAAGGGAGGCAATCTGGGGGATTCAATGTACAAAGTTAA